A DNA window from Micromonospora inyonensis contains the following coding sequences:
- a CDS encoding carbohydrate kinase family protein: protein MGYAVVLGEALVDLLDAECAGEPVFRQAIGGGPLNVAVGVARLGGDARFVGSLGDDVLADRIREFLTAAGVDVSGTVTVPAPTALAVATFAGAEPDFRFYGEPPSYGQLTADALDVALVEGADVLYCGSIVLLCPATLAAARRAWRLATGVRVFDPNIRPRLLSGPDALDAVRHTTAEFAATAHLVKLSAADADVLYPGEPVERVAARLRELGAGTVVVTLGPRGALVAAGAEPVRVPAPTIRAVDATGAGDSVMAALVAGLLVDGPPTEPAGWTDRAAFALQVAGLACESSGGAVAMPTRAEVARRFPA, encoded by the coding sequence GTGGGGTACGCGGTGGTGCTCGGTGAGGCGTTGGTCGACCTGCTCGACGCCGAGTGTGCCGGCGAGCCGGTCTTCCGGCAGGCGATCGGCGGCGGGCCGCTCAACGTCGCGGTCGGGGTGGCCCGCCTCGGCGGGGACGCCCGGTTCGTCGGCTCCCTCGGCGACGACGTGCTCGCCGACCGGATCCGGGAGTTCCTCACCGCGGCCGGGGTCGACGTCAGCGGAACGGTCACCGTGCCCGCGCCGACCGCGCTCGCCGTGGCCACCTTCGCCGGGGCGGAACCGGACTTCCGCTTCTACGGTGAACCGCCCTCCTACGGGCAGCTCACCGCCGACGCCCTCGACGTCGCGCTGGTCGAGGGCGCGGACGTGCTCTACTGCGGGTCGATCGTGCTGCTCTGCCCGGCGACCCTCGCCGCCGCCCGCCGGGCCTGGCGTCTGGCCACCGGCGTGCGGGTGTTCGACCCGAACATCCGCCCCCGGCTGCTGTCCGGGCCGGACGCGCTCGACGCGGTCCGCCACACGACCGCCGAGTTCGCCGCCACCGCGCACCTGGTCAAGCTCAGCGCCGCCGACGCCGACGTGCTCTACCCCGGCGAACCGGTCGAGCGGGTCGCCGCCCGGTTGCGCGAGCTGGGTGCCGGCACCGTCGTGGTCACTCTCGGCCCGCGCGGTGCGCTGGTGGCGGCCGGTGCCGAGCCGGTACGCGTACCCGCTCCCACCATCCGCGCGGTCGACGCCACCGGTGCCGGTGACTCGGTGATGGCGGCCCTCGTCGCCGGCCTGCTGGTCGACGGCCCGCCCACCGAACCGGCCGGCTGGACCGACCGGGCCGCCTTCGCGCTCCAGGTGGCCGGTCTGGCCTGCGAATCGTCCGGCGGTGCGGTCGCCATGCCCACCCGGGCCGAGGTCGCCCGCCGTTTTCCCGCCTGA
- a CDS encoding aminopeptidase P family protein, whose amino-acid sequence MAEKRTDTKPTDGTESHDPDFPEAFLAFMRQGWRDTTLPVGPRPEVPNYAKRRAALSAAFAGETLVIPTGGEKVRANDTEYRFRAGSDFAYLTGDHDPDSVLVLRPNGSGHDAVLYMRPRSSRENDEFFRSRHGELWVGRRHTLAEKSTELGLPTADLTELDAVLADLAPGRTRVLRGFDARVDAAVRQWDGARAEGQPARDRELAIAISELKLVKDEWEIAQLQDAVDATVRGFEDVARALPADRGVSERLLEGIFALRARHDGNDVGYGSIVGAGEHATILHWVHNHGTTRPGELLLMDMGVENRHLYTADVTRVLPVGGRFSALQRQVYDVVYASQQAGIDAIRPGVTFKDVHRTCMRVLAEGLADLGLLPVSVDEAMDEKSTVYRRWTLHGFGHMLGIDVHDCANARKEMYRDGTLGEGYVLTVEPGLYFQPEDDLVPEELRGIGIRIEDDVLVTATGAVNLSAGLPRRADEVETWLAEQREAGPRLPG is encoded by the coding sequence ATGGCTGAGAAGCGGACCGACACGAAGCCGACGGACGGCACCGAATCGCACGACCCGGATTTCCCGGAGGCCTTCCTGGCCTTCATGCGCCAGGGCTGGCGGGACACCACCCTGCCGGTGGGTCCGCGCCCCGAGGTACCCAACTACGCCAAGCGGCGGGCCGCGCTCTCCGCGGCCTTCGCCGGCGAGACGCTGGTCATCCCGACCGGTGGCGAGAAGGTACGCGCCAACGACACCGAGTACCGCTTCCGCGCCGGCAGCGACTTCGCCTACCTCACCGGCGACCACGACCCGGACAGTGTGCTGGTGCTGCGGCCGAACGGGTCCGGCCACGACGCCGTCCTCTACATGCGGCCCCGCTCCTCTCGGGAGAACGACGAGTTCTTCCGCAGCCGGCACGGCGAGCTGTGGGTGGGCCGGCGGCACACCCTGGCCGAGAAGTCGACCGAACTCGGCCTGCCCACCGCCGACCTGACCGAACTGGACGCGGTGCTGGCCGACCTCGCGCCGGGGCGTACCCGGGTGCTGCGGGGCTTCGACGCCCGGGTGGACGCGGCGGTCCGGCAGTGGGACGGCGCGCGCGCCGAGGGGCAGCCGGCGCGGGACCGGGAGCTGGCCATCGCCATCTCGGAGCTGAAGCTGGTCAAGGACGAGTGGGAGATCGCGCAGCTCCAGGACGCGGTCGACGCCACCGTGCGGGGCTTCGAGGACGTCGCGCGGGCGCTCCCGGCCGACCGGGGCGTGTCCGAGCGACTGCTGGAGGGGATCTTCGCGTTGCGGGCCCGCCACGACGGCAACGACGTGGGGTACGGCTCGATCGTCGGGGCCGGCGAGCACGCCACGATCCTGCACTGGGTGCACAACCACGGCACCACCCGACCGGGTGAGCTGCTGCTGATGGACATGGGGGTGGAGAACCGCCACCTCTACACCGCCGACGTCACCCGGGTCCTGCCGGTGGGCGGCCGGTTCAGCGCCCTCCAGCGTCAGGTCTACGACGTCGTGTACGCCTCCCAGCAGGCGGGCATCGACGCCATCCGACCGGGCGTGACGTTCAAGGACGTCCACCGGACCTGCATGCGGGTCCTCGCCGAGGGGCTGGCCGACCTGGGCCTGTTGCCGGTGAGCGTGGACGAGGCGATGGACGAGAAGTCGACGGTCTACCGGCGCTGGACGCTGCACGGGTTCGGGCACATGCTCGGCATCGACGTGCACGACTGCGCCAACGCCCGCAAGGAGATGTACCGGGACGGCACCCTCGGCGAGGGGTACGTGCTCACCGTCGAGCCGGGGCTCTACTTCCAGCCCGAGGACGACCTGGTCCCGGAGGAACTGCGCGGCATCGGCATCCGGATCGAGGACGACGTCCTGGTGACCGCCACCGGCGCGGTGAACCTCTCCGCGGGTCTGCCCCGCCGGGCGGACGAGGTGGAGACCTGGCTGGCCGAGCAGCGCGAGGCGGGTCCGCGCCTGCCGGGCTGA
- the pulA gene encoding pullulanase-type alpha-1,6-glucosidase, with protein MKPPPTSRKARFGLLSLLALALVGTPVVVDQLGADATARPDPLAAAGAPQWRSEPSAEAMLRAGADSTRAEQFYFVLPDRFANGDPRNDRGGLTGDRLNTGLDPADKGFYHGGDLKGLIDKLEYIQGLGTTAIWLAPIFENRPVQGTGDDVSAGYHGYWITDFTQVDPHFGTNEELRRLVRLAHQRGIRVFLDIIVNHTADVIKYAEDKYAYVDKKTSPYTDARGRAFEDRNYADGTRDFPTVNADAGPYTPTFASGADRTVKVPAWLNDVTMYHNRGDSTFAGENSEYGDFYGLDDLWTERPEVVRGLTKVYGDWIAGTGVDGFRLDTVKHVNLDFWPQFSRGVERAAEQAGKKDFFMFGEVYSADPEITSGYVRQGGLPATLDFAFQEAARGYTAGNGSAKALADVYARDDLYSSRDTDADRLPTFLGNHDMGRIGSFIAGAGTDPGTHLRRDQLAHQLMFLTRGQPVVYSGDEQGFTGPGGDKDARQDMFASKTPDYLDDDLIGTDRTHAADQYDRDHPLYRTIAELGALRKAHPALRDGIQVTRHAADGPGVFAFSRIDPKQRVEYVVAVNNAATPQTVIVDTWSANATFTGVHGATGTTTATGDGKLTLTVPPLSAVVHRAGTPIPQPAAAPGITITAPADDAAVVTRAAVSAAVTGDPLATVAVAARVDGGKWTLLGTAEQAPYTLHHDLTGLPGGTRIEYKAVVRDSRGRTASTRSTATVGTPDQGASRDWAIVHYQRPDGDYADWGIYAWGDIDPAYVTEWPKGQPFAGQDAYGRFAWVKLKPGAKSVGFLVVDSDGNKDVAQDRTIDVTRTGEIWIKQGDPTVHTSYSDATGQPAPPVEEGVAVLHYRRADNNYGGWGLHLWDGAANPTDWASPLAPTTVDAFGAVFRVPLAAGATGLSYIIHSGDEKDLPQDQRLDFASAGREVWLLAATPGRLLPATTSGTAKDVDITKQKAHWIDRSTVAWSTGPTDGKTYALVTAAAGGVTVVDGELSGTYTSLPLTAARNGLTEAQRARFPHLWAHRAFTLADRDLAKVPAALRGQLLVTERDHEGTLLGATGVQIPGVLDDVYARATSAKLGPTFDGTRPSLAVWAPTAHTVALELSDSPTAQPTTVAMRRDDRTGVWSVRGAREWTGKYYRYRVRTWQPAAQKLVTASVTDPYSVALAPNSTHSQIVDLTDPALAPAGWATLRKPAAVPSSKVQITELSVRDFSIADTTVPAERRGTFLAFTDPATAGMTHLRKLGAAGVTHLHLLPAFDFATIPERRGEQKQPACDLAKLPPDSDQQQKCVAAVADTDGYNWGYDPLHYTVPEGGYAVDPTGAKRTTEFRQMVAGANAAGLRVVMDVVYNHTSAAGTDPKSVLDQVVPGYYHRLLDDGTVANSTCCANTAPEHAMMGKLVVDSVVTWARAYKVDGFRFDLMGHHPKANMLAVRAALDKLTVARDGVDGRSILLYGEGWNFGEVANDARFVQATQANMAGTGIGTFNDRLRDAVRGGGPFDANPRVQGFASGLFTDPNGDPVNGTAEQQCARLLHAHDQIKVGLVGNLAGYRFTDTSGRTVTGAQVDYNGSPAGYTAAPGEAVTYVDAHDNEILYDALAYKLPQGTGMTDRARMQVLALSTVVLGQGSGFVTTGTERLRSKSLDRNSYNSGDWFNQIRWDCAQGNGFGAGLPPAQDNQDKWSYAKPLLADATLVPDCAAVNLTDTRYAELLRVRASSPVFGLTDASEVQKRVAFPLSGPRETPGVLTMTLDGRGLDRQWTSVTVVFNTTPKAAKQQVTGLRGADVSLHPVLRDSADPALRTAAFDPADGTFTVPARSVAVFVQK; from the coding sequence ATGAAACCCCCGCCAACATCCCGCAAGGCCCGGTTCGGCCTGCTCTCCCTGCTCGCCCTGGCTCTCGTCGGCACCCCCGTCGTCGTCGACCAGCTCGGGGCCGACGCCACCGCGCGTCCCGACCCTCTCGCCGCGGCCGGCGCGCCACAGTGGCGCAGCGAGCCCTCCGCCGAGGCGATGCTCCGCGCCGGTGCCGACTCCACCCGCGCCGAGCAGTTCTACTTCGTCCTGCCGGACCGGTTCGCCAACGGCGATCCGCGCAACGACCGTGGCGGCCTGACCGGGGACCGGCTGAACACCGGCCTCGACCCGGCCGACAAGGGCTTCTACCACGGCGGCGACCTCAAGGGCCTGATCGACAAGCTTGAGTACATCCAGGGGCTCGGCACCACCGCCATCTGGCTGGCCCCGATCTTCGAGAACCGTCCCGTGCAGGGCACCGGCGACGACGTCTCCGCCGGCTACCACGGCTACTGGATCACCGACTTCACCCAGGTCGACCCGCACTTCGGCACCAACGAGGAACTGCGGAGGCTGGTCCGCCTCGCCCACCAGCGGGGGATCCGGGTCTTCCTGGACATCATCGTGAACCACACCGCCGACGTCATCAAGTACGCCGAGGACAAGTACGCGTACGTCGACAAGAAGACCAGCCCGTACACGGACGCGCGGGGGCGTGCCTTCGAGGACCGCAACTACGCCGACGGGACCCGTGACTTCCCGACGGTGAACGCGGACGCGGGCCCGTACACCCCGACCTTCGCCAGCGGGGCGGACCGGACCGTCAAGGTCCCGGCCTGGCTGAACGACGTGACCATGTACCACAACCGGGGCGACTCCACCTTCGCCGGCGAGAACAGCGAGTACGGTGACTTCTACGGCCTCGACGATCTGTGGACCGAGCGTCCCGAGGTGGTGCGCGGGCTGACCAAGGTCTACGGCGACTGGATCGCCGGCACCGGGGTGGACGGGTTCCGGCTGGACACCGTCAAGCACGTCAACCTCGACTTCTGGCCGCAGTTCAGCCGGGGCGTGGAGCGCGCCGCCGAGCAGGCCGGCAAGAAGGACTTCTTCATGTTCGGTGAGGTCTACAGCGCCGACCCGGAGATCACCTCCGGCTACGTCCGGCAGGGCGGCCTGCCGGCCACCCTGGACTTCGCCTTCCAGGAGGCGGCCCGGGGCTACACCGCCGGCAACGGGTCGGCGAAGGCCCTCGCCGACGTGTACGCCCGCGACGACCTCTATTCCTCCCGGGACACCGACGCCGACCGGCTGCCCACCTTCCTCGGCAACCACGACATGGGTCGGATCGGCTCGTTCATCGCGGGCGCCGGCACCGACCCGGGCACGCACCTGCGCCGCGACCAGCTCGCCCACCAGCTGATGTTCCTCACCCGGGGACAGCCGGTGGTCTACTCCGGTGACGAGCAGGGCTTCACCGGCCCCGGCGGCGACAAGGACGCCCGGCAGGACATGTTCGCCTCGAAGACCCCCGACTACCTCGACGACGACCTGATCGGCACCGACCGCACGCACGCCGCCGACCAGTACGACCGCGACCACCCGCTCTACCGCACCATCGCGGAGCTGGGCGCGCTGCGGAAGGCGCACCCCGCACTGCGCGACGGCATCCAGGTCACCCGGCACGCCGCCGACGGCCCGGGGGTCTTCGCGTTCTCCCGGATCGACCCGAAGCAGCGTGTCGAGTACGTCGTCGCGGTCAACAACGCGGCCACGCCGCAGACCGTCATCGTGGACACCTGGTCGGCGAACGCCACCTTCACCGGCGTCCACGGTGCCACCGGCACCACCACCGCCACCGGGGACGGCAAGCTGACCCTCACCGTGCCGCCGCTGTCGGCGGTGGTGCACCGGGCCGGCACGCCGATCCCCCAGCCGGCCGCCGCCCCGGGCATCACCATCACCGCCCCGGCCGACGACGCCGCCGTGGTCACCCGCGCCGCGGTCAGCGCCGCGGTCACCGGGGACCCGCTCGCCACCGTCGCGGTGGCCGCCCGGGTCGACGGCGGGAAGTGGACGCTGCTGGGCACCGCCGAGCAGGCCCCGTACACGCTGCACCACGACCTGACCGGGCTGCCCGGCGGCACGCGGATCGAGTACAAGGCCGTGGTCCGCGACAGCAGGGGCCGTACCGCGAGCACCCGCTCCACCGCCACCGTGGGCACCCCCGACCAGGGAGCCTCCCGGGACTGGGCGATCGTGCACTACCAGCGCCCCGACGGTGACTACGCCGACTGGGGGATCTACGCCTGGGGCGACATCGACCCGGCGTACGTCACCGAGTGGCCCAAAGGGCAGCCGTTCGCCGGCCAGGATGCCTACGGCCGGTTCGCCTGGGTGAAGCTCAAGCCGGGCGCGAAGTCCGTCGGCTTCCTGGTGGTCGACTCCGACGGCAACAAGGACGTCGCCCAGGACCGGACCATCGACGTCACCCGGACCGGGGAGATCTGGATCAAACAGGGCGACCCGACGGTCCACACCAGCTACTCCGACGCCACCGGGCAGCCCGCCCCGCCGGTCGAGGAGGGCGTCGCGGTCCTCCACTACCGTCGCGCCGACAACAACTACGGCGGTTGGGGCCTGCACCTCTGGGACGGCGCGGCCAACCCGACCGACTGGGCGTCGCCGCTCGCCCCGACGACGGTCGACGCGTTCGGCGCGGTGTTCCGGGTGCCGCTGGCGGCCGGAGCCACCGGGCTGAGCTACATCATCCACTCCGGAGACGAGAAGGACCTCCCGCAGGACCAGCGGCTCGACTTCGCCAGCGCCGGACGGGAGGTGTGGCTGCTCGCCGCCACCCCGGGCCGGCTGCTCCCGGCGACCACCAGCGGCACCGCGAAGGACGTCGACATCACGAAGCAGAAGGCGCACTGGATCGACCGGTCGACCGTCGCGTGGTCGACCGGCCCGACCGACGGGAAGACGTACGCCCTGGTCACCGCTGCGGCTGGCGGCGTGACCGTGGTCGACGGCGAGCTGTCCGGGACGTACACCTCACTGCCGCTGACCGCGGCGCGTAACGGGCTCACCGAGGCCCAGCGGGCGCGGTTCCCGCACCTGTGGGCCCACCGGGCGTTCACCCTCGCCGACCGTGACCTGGCGAAGGTGCCGGCCGCGCTGCGCGGCCAGCTCCTGGTGACCGAACGGGACCACGAGGGCACCCTGCTCGGCGCGACCGGCGTGCAGATCCCCGGTGTCCTCGACGACGTCTACGCCCGCGCCACGTCTGCGAAGCTCGGCCCGACCTTCGACGGCACCCGCCCGTCCCTGGCGGTCTGGGCACCCACCGCCCACACCGTCGCGCTCGAACTGTCCGACTCGCCGACCGCGCAGCCCACCACGGTGGCGATGCGCCGGGACGACCGCACCGGCGTCTGGTCGGTGCGCGGGGCGCGGGAGTGGACCGGGAAGTACTACCGCTACCGGGTCCGGACCTGGCAGCCGGCGGCACAGAAACTGGTCACCGCGTCGGTCACCGACCCGTACTCGGTGGCGCTGGCGCCGAACTCCACGCACAGCCAGATCGTCGACCTGACCGACCCGGCGCTCGCCCCGGCCGGGTGGGCGACGCTGCGCAAGCCGGCGGCGGTGCCGTCGTCGAAGGTGCAGATCACCGAGCTGTCGGTGCGGGACTTCTCGATCGCCGACACCACCGTGCCGGCCGAGCGGCGCGGCACCTTCCTCGCCTTCACCGACCCGGCCACCGCCGGGATGACCCACCTGCGCAAGCTCGGTGCCGCCGGGGTCACCCACCTGCACCTGCTCCCCGCCTTCGACTTCGCCACCATCCCCGAGCGGCGCGGCGAGCAGAAGCAGCCCGCCTGCGACCTGGCGAAGCTGCCGCCGGACTCCGACCAGCAGCAGAAGTGCGTCGCGGCGGTCGCCGACACCGACGGCTACAACTGGGGGTACGACCCGCTGCACTACACCGTCCCGGAGGGCGGGTACGCCGTCGACCCGACCGGGGCGAAGCGGACCACCGAGTTCCGGCAGATGGTCGCCGGGGCCAACGCCGCCGGCCTGCGGGTGGTGATGGACGTGGTCTACAACCACACCTCGGCCGCCGGCACCGACCCGAAGTCGGTGCTCGACCAGGTGGTGCCCGGCTACTACCACCGGCTGCTGGACGACGGCACGGTCGCCAACTCCACCTGCTGCGCCAACACCGCCCCCGAGCACGCCATGATGGGCAAGCTCGTGGTCGACTCCGTGGTCACCTGGGCGAGGGCCTACAAGGTGGACGGCTTCCGGTTCGACCTGATGGGTCACCACCCGAAGGCGAACATGCTCGCCGTCCGGGCGGCGCTGGACAAGCTCACCGTCGCCCGGGACGGGGTGGACGGGCGCTCGATCCTGCTCTACGGCGAGGGCTGGAACTTCGGCGAGGTGGCGAACGACGCCCGGTTCGTCCAGGCGACCCAGGCCAACATGGCCGGCACCGGCATCGGCACCTTCAACGACCGGCTCCGCGACGCGGTGCGCGGCGGCGGCCCGTTCGACGCCAACCCGCGCGTGCAGGGCTTCGCCTCCGGGCTGTTCACCGACCCGAACGGCGACCCGGTCAACGGCACCGCCGAGCAGCAGTGCGCCCGGCTGCTGCACGCCCACGACCAGATCAAGGTCGGCCTGGTCGGCAACCTCGCCGGCTACCGGTTCACCGACACCTCGGGCCGGACGGTGACCGGCGCGCAGGTCGACTACAACGGCTCGCCCGCCGGCTACACCGCCGCGCCGGGGGAGGCGGTCACCTACGTCGACGCGCACGACAACGAGATCCTGTACGACGCGCTGGCGTACAAGCTGCCGCAGGGCACCGGCATGACGGACCGGGCCCGGATGCAGGTGCTCGCCCTCTCCACCGTGGTCCTCGGGCAGGGGAGCGGCTTCGTCACCACCGGCACCGAGCGGCTGCGGTCGAAGTCGCTGGACCGTAACTCGTACAACTCCGGTGACTGGTTCAACCAGATCCGGTGGGACTGCGCCCAGGGCAACGGGTTCGGTGCCGGCCTGCCCCCGGCACAGGACAACCAGGACAAGTGGTCGTACGCCAAGCCGCTGCTGGCGGACGCGACGCTGGTGCCGGACTGCGCGGCGGTGAACCTGACCGACACCCGGTACGCCGAGCTGCTGCGGGTGCGGGCCTCCTCGCCGGTGTTCGGGCTGACCGACGCCAGTGAGGTGCAGAAGCGGGTCGCCTTCCCGCTCTCCGGCCCGCGGGAGACCCCCGGTGTGCTCACCATGACGCTGGACGGTCGCGGCCTGGACCGACAGTGGACGTCGGTGACGGTGGTCTTCAACACCACACCGAAGGCGGCGAAGCAGCAGGTCACCGGCCTGCGTGGGGCGGACGTGTCGCTGCACCCGGTGCTGCGTGACTCGGCGGACCCGGCGCTGCGCACCGCGGCCTTCGACCCGGCCGACGGGACGTTCACCGTCCCGGCCCGCAGTGTGGCGGTCTTCGTCCAGAAGTGA
- the asnB gene encoding asparagine synthase (glutamine-hydrolyzing), protein MCGLLAFFSARGDAGAHRDAIAGALECLHHRGPDETGVELVGDATGRYADGVFAHKRLAIIDVASSHEPLPYAGGRYLLTFNGEIYNYIELREELIRNFGAQFATAGDGEVIVAGYHYWGEQVLTRLRGMFAFVIWDRQERRAFGARDHFGIKPLHYLETMDGLYLASEKKALLPFAQSAYAGDAGVDTANLSHYLTLQYVPEPGTLHQGISRIGSGEYLSWTPGGRIDVRRWYRPVFRPAPVSDEQRLYHQIRETLRESVRMHMRSDVPVGSFLSSGIDSTAVVALAREFNPNILTFTVGYDVPGYSEIDVAQESARHLGVTTIPTKIGPQDMIEALPKIVWHLDDPVADPALVPLYFVAKKAAEHVTVVLSGEGADEFFGGYTIYREPLSLSSVNGLPDGVQKGLRAVSKAIPQGVKGKSFLERGTTPIEQRYYGNARMFTEEEKQHLLRRYDPSVRYTDVTAPIYAECTELDDVTKMQYVDLYTWLRGDILVKADRISMAHSLEVRVPFLDRDVFEVAAGIPVDLKLPPRSDATKYAMRQALQGVVPPAIVNRRKLGFPTPTRVWLRGEMYEWARWVLSTSGAGELLDLSYAMRLLEEHKREEADHSRKVWTVLIFCIWHAIFVAKTLDPGIQRNQSALLTKPVVGSMVR, encoded by the coding sequence ATGTGCGGACTCCTGGCCTTTTTCAGCGCGCGCGGCGATGCCGGCGCGCACCGCGATGCCATCGCCGGAGCGTTGGAATGCCTGCACCACCGCGGGCCGGACGAGACCGGTGTCGAGCTGGTCGGTGACGCCACCGGCCGGTACGCGGACGGGGTGTTCGCCCACAAGCGGCTCGCCATCATCGACGTGGCCTCCAGCCACGAACCGCTGCCGTACGCGGGCGGCCGGTACCTGCTCACCTTCAACGGCGAGATCTACAACTACATCGAGCTGCGCGAGGAGCTGATCCGCAACTTCGGCGCCCAGTTCGCCACCGCCGGTGACGGTGAGGTGATCGTCGCCGGCTACCACTACTGGGGCGAGCAGGTGCTCACCCGGCTGCGCGGCATGTTCGCCTTCGTCATCTGGGACCGGCAGGAGCGGCGGGCCTTCGGCGCGCGCGACCACTTCGGCATCAAGCCGCTGCACTACCTGGAGACCATGGACGGCCTCTACCTGGCCTCCGAGAAGAAGGCGCTGCTGCCCTTCGCGCAGTCCGCGTACGCCGGGGACGCCGGGGTGGACACCGCCAACCTCTCGCACTACCTGACGTTGCAGTACGTGCCGGAGCCCGGCACCCTGCACCAGGGCATCAGCCGGATCGGCTCCGGTGAGTACCTCAGCTGGACCCCGGGCGGCCGGATCGACGTGCGCCGGTGGTACCGGCCGGTGTTCCGGCCCGCCCCGGTCTCCGACGAGCAGCGCCTCTACCACCAGATCCGGGAGACGCTGCGGGAGAGCGTCCGGATGCACATGCGGTCGGACGTGCCGGTCGGCTCCTTCCTGTCCAGCGGCATCGACTCCACCGCCGTGGTGGCCCTGGCCCGCGAGTTCAACCCGAACATCCTGACCTTCACCGTCGGGTACGACGTCCCCGGCTACTCGGAGATCGATGTCGCCCAGGAGTCGGCCCGGCACCTCGGGGTGACCACCATCCCGACCAAGATCGGGCCGCAGGACATGATCGAGGCGCTGCCGAAGATCGTCTGGCACCTGGACGACCCGGTCGCCGACCCGGCGCTGGTGCCGCTCTACTTCGTCGCCAAGAAGGCCGCCGAGCACGTCACCGTGGTCCTCTCCGGCGAGGGCGCCGACGAGTTCTTCGGTGGGTACACCATCTACCGGGAGCCGCTGTCCCTGAGCAGCGTCAACGGACTGCCGGACGGGGTGCAGAAGGGCCTGAGGGCGGTCTCCAAGGCCATCCCGCAGGGCGTCAAGGGCAAGAGCTTCCTGGAACGCGGCACCACCCCGATCGAGCAGCGTTACTACGGCAACGCCCGGATGTTCACCGAGGAGGAGAAGCAGCACCTGCTGCGCCGGTACGACCCCTCGGTGCGCTACACCGACGTCACCGCGCCGATCTACGCCGAGTGCACCGAGCTGGACGACGTCACCAAGATGCAGTACGTCGACCTCTACACCTGGCTGCGCGGCGACATCCTGGTCAAGGCGGACCGGATCTCGATGGCGCACTCGCTGGAGGTCCGGGTGCCCTTCCTGGACCGCGACGTCTTCGAGGTGGCCGCCGGCATCCCGGTCGACCTGAAGCTGCCACCCCGCTCGGACGCCACCAAGTACGCCATGCGCCAGGCGTTGCAGGGCGTGGTGCCCCCGGCCATCGTCAACCGGCGCAAGCTCGGCTTCCCGACGCCCACCCGGGTCTGGCTGCGCGGCGAGATGTACGAGTGGGCGCGCTGGGTGCTCTCCACCTCCGGCGCGGGTGAGCTGCTCGACCTGTCGTACGCGATGCGGCTGCTGGAGGAGCACAAGCGCGAGGAGGCGGACCACTCCCGCAAGGTGTGGACGGTGCTGATCTTCTGCATCTGGCACGCCATCTTCGTCGCCAAGACCCTCGACCCGGGCATCCAGCGCAACCAGTCGGCGCTGCTGACCAAGCCCGTGGTCGGTTCCATGGTGCGCTGA
- a CDS encoding MBL fold metallo-hydrolase, giving the protein MTSRFVEIGTGVHVLREPLLDVNVTLVVGDGAALLVDTLSTAAQATALAAAVRAVTPHPWTLVNTHHHFDHCFGNATLAEDPPRPVYAHELTARWLRDRPDELRHLAYEEMRAEQPALAAALARTPLLAPTHTVHTETVLDVGGRRVLLRHPGRGHTAGDLVVYVPDADVLVAGDLVEQSGPPAFEESYPLQWPEAVAALLRLTTPATTIVPGHGDPVDVTFVRAQHGQLADLAWLIRAGHTGGAPPERVAAEAPFGARAALVATRRGYAELDGTA; this is encoded by the coding sequence ATGACCAGTCGATTCGTCGAGATCGGCACGGGCGTGCACGTGCTGCGCGAGCCGCTGCTCGACGTCAACGTCACGCTGGTCGTCGGCGACGGGGCGGCGCTGCTCGTGGACACGCTCTCCACGGCGGCGCAGGCCACCGCGCTGGCCGCCGCCGTCCGGGCGGTCACCCCGCACCCGTGGACGCTGGTGAACACCCACCACCACTTCGACCACTGTTTCGGCAACGCCACGCTCGCCGAGGACCCACCCCGCCCGGTCTACGCGCACGAGCTGACCGCCAGGTGGCTCCGCGACCGTCCCGACGAGCTGCGGCACCTCGCGTACGAGGAGATGCGCGCGGAGCAGCCGGCGCTCGCCGCCGCGTTGGCCCGGACGCCGCTGCTGGCACCGACCCACACCGTGCACACCGAGACGGTGCTGGACGTGGGCGGTCGCCGGGTGCTGCTGCGCCACCCCGGCCGGGGACACACCGCCGGTGACCTGGTGGTGTACGTGCCGGACGCCGACGTCCTGGTCGCCGGGGACCTGGTGGAGCAGAGCGGTCCGCCGGCCTTCGAGGAGTCGTACCCGTTGCAGTGGCCGGAGGCGGTGGCGGCCCTGCTGCGCCTCACCACGCCGGCCACGACGATCGTGCCCGGCCACGGCGACCCGGTGGACGTCACGTTCGTCCGGGCCCAGCACGGGCAGCTCGCCGACCTGGCGTGGCTGATCCGGGCCGGGCACACCGGCGGTGCGCCCCCGGAGCGGGTCGCCGCCGAGGCGCCGTTCGGAGCGCGCGCCGCGCTGGTCGCCACCCGGCGTGGGTACGCCGAACTCGACGGCACCGCCTGA